The genomic segment GATGAATACTGGGAGATCTACGCGGACCTCGAGACCCAGAGCAAGCCTACGCACGAGATCCGACTCCAGGTGACCAAGCAGAACGGCGAAAACTTCAGGCCGACCAACGGAGAGGACAACGACGCTGCGCTGGCAGGACTGCGAGCGGGTACGTTTGAAGTCAAAAGCCGCGAGGACAAGCCGACCAAGAGCAAGCCTACGGCGCCCTTCATCACATCGACCCTGCAGCAGGCTGCGAGCACTCGACTGAGCTTCAGTGTCAAGAAGACGATGATGCTGGCCCAGCGTCTGTACGAAGCCGGTCACATTACCTACATGCGGACCGACTCGACCAACCTGAGTGCCGAAGCGGTGGAGCACTGCCGCGAGTACATCCAGCTGAAGTTCGGTGATCGGTATCTGCCGGAGCAAGCCCTTAGCTATTCGAGCAAGGAAGGCGCCCAGGAAGCCCACGAAGCGATCCGTCCATCGGATGTCAATTTGCATCCGTCGGAGGTCACGGGTCTCGAACGGGATCAGGAACGTCTCTACGATCTGATCTGGCGCCAGTATGTGGCGTGCCAGATGCCTCCGGCCGAATACCTCAGCACGAGCCTCGTCGTAGAGTCCGGAGACTTCGAGCTGCGCACGCGAGGTCGCATTCTCGTCTTCCACGGTTACACGAAGGTGCAGCCACCGACATCGAAGAAGAAAGAAGACGTGGCCCTGCCCGACATTAACGTGGGGGAGACCCTCGATCTCAAGGATCTCGACCCCGCTCAACACTTCACCAAGCCGCCACCGCGTTTTACCGAAGCCAGCCTGGTGCGTGAATTGGAGAAGCGCGGGATCGGTCGTCCCTCGACCTATGCGTCGATCATCTCGACGATTCAGGATCGGGGCTACGCGCGGATCGAGGGGCGCCGCTTCTATGCCGAAAAGATGGGCGACATCGTTACCGAGCGACTCGTCGAGAGCTTCGGCACCCTGATGGACTTTGGTTTTACCGCCGAACTGGAAGAAACGCTCGACGACGTCGCGATGGGGCGAGCGGATTGGAAAGACGTCCTCGACAAGTTCTACAAGAGCTTCAAGAAGAGCGTCGAGATCGCCCAGGGCGATAAAGGCGGTATGAGGCAAAACGATCCGACCGACATCTCGGTGAATTGCCCGCAATGCGGGCGCCACATGCAGATTCGTACCGCCAGCACCGGTGTCTTCCTCGGATGCTCTGGCTATGGACTACCGCCCAAAGAGCGCTGCAAGTCCACCATCAATCTGGTGCGGGGCGACGACGTCATGAGTGCCGACGAGGCCGAGGTCGAGGACGAAGAGAGCGAGGCCGAGGCCCGACGCTTGCTCACCCTTCGCCGCTGCCCCAAGTGCAAGACGTCGATGAACAACTACTTGATCGACGAAGACCGCAAGCTCCATGTCTGTGGCGACAACCCGGATTGCGACGGTTTCGAGGTCGAAGACGGGAAGTTCTTCATCAAGGGCTACGACGGCCCGCTGCTCGAGTGCGATAAATGCGGCGAAGAAATGCAACTGAAGTCCGGCCGCTTCGGCAAGTACTTCGGATGTACTTCGGACGATTGCAAGAATACCCGCAAGCTGCTGCGCAGTGGAGAGCCCGCGCCTCCCAAGGTAGATCCGGTTCCCATGCCGCACTTGCTCTGCGAAAAATGCGACGATTTCTATTTGTTGCGCGACGGAGCGGCGGGAGTTTTCCTGGCGGCGAGTCAGTTCCCGAAGCATCGCGAAACCCGCGCGCCCCTGGTCGAAGAGATTGCCCCGATCAAAGAGCAACTGGACGACAAGTACAAGTACCTCGCTGATGCTCCCCCGCGCGATCCGGACGGCAACCCGGCGAAGGTTCGATTTTTGCGCAAGACCAAAGAACAGTACGTGATGACCGAGATCGACAAGAAGGCGACCGGCTGGCGCGCGTACTACCGCGACGGGAAGTGGGTCGAAGAATTGCCCGCCAAGGCCAAGAAGGCGAAAAAGAAGGCCGCTGTCGAGAAGAAGGCCCCTCGCAAGAAGAAGGCCTCAAAGAAGAAGGCGGCCGGGGCCAAGAAGCGCTCATCCGCCAAGAAGCAGGCTTCGAGCAAGGCCGGCGGTCAGGCGGGCTAGCAAGCCGCTACGGGCAGTCGCCCGGGACGACGATTTCCATCCAGTTCTCATTCGATTCTTCGTGTCTGGTTTCGCCTGGGCTATTGTGCGCTCGAGGATCGCTTATGAAACAAACCGCTCGTGGCGCGCTCTTGATATCGGCGCTGCGCCTCCTGCCCAGGAACGCCATATCTCGCCTGGCTGGGCATCTGATCGGGATTCGTCTGCCCCAGCCCCTTCAGCGCTGGCAGATCCTGCTGGCGTCGCGCTGGTTTGGCATCCAACTCATCGAAGTTCGCGATCCGATTCGATCGTTCGCGAGCTTCCAAGATTTTTTCGTGCGCGCACTGGCACCGGGTACGCGACCGATTGATCCGGCGCCCGACGCGATCGTGTCCCCCTGCGACGGGACCTGGGGAGAATCGGGATACGTTACGGAAGGCCAGTTGCTGCAGATCAAAGGGCGGCAATACTCGCTGGCGGATTTGCTCGGGAACGTCGTGGACGCCAAAGGCTACGAAGGCGGCTCCTTCGCGACCCTCTATCTTTCGCCCGCGGACTATCATCGCTTTCACTCACCCTGCGATGTCAACGTTTCGAGAGTCCGCTATCTCCCGGGATCGTTGTGGCCGGTCAGTCCCGCAGGTCTCGCGGGGATTGATTCTCTGTTCGCCCAGAACGAACGCATCTGTGCATTCATGAATATTTCCGGACAACCTGAGCAGGAAGGGCTCTGCGTCGTGGCGGTCGGGGCCACGATGGTTGGCAAGATTCGCCTCACCTTTGATTCGTTGACCACCAATTGCGCGGGGGCAAAGGCGGTTACCCGAGACTACGGCGAAGCGTACGGAACGCCATTGCCGCGACTCGCGATTGGCGCGGAATGGGGACACTTCGAATTTGGATCGACGTTGGTCATGCTGGTGTCCGCCGAGGCAGGGCGAATCGATTTTCGCGAGGCTGGCACCCGGGTCCGAATGGGATCGCGCATCGGATTCCTCAGGCCAATCGCCGCCTGAGAGCGCGAGACCAGACCGCTCGCGCTTTACATGTTCAGCGCGAGTTTGGCCGTTTCGGACATCATGTCGGGGGTCCACGGCGGGTCCCAAACCAAATCCAGGTGGACGTCGCCCACACCCTCGACGTTGCGCACTTTTTCTTCGACTTCGGGTGGAAGCGTTTCGGCCACAGGGCACATCGGTGACGTCAGAGTCATGGTGAGGTCGACCGGAAACTTTTCTTGAGCGTCCGCTCCCTTGATCTCAACTCGGTAGATCAAACCCATCTCGTAGATGTCGACCGGGATCTCCGGGTCGTACACGGTCTTGAGCGCGTCGACGATTCGTTCGCGCACCCGCTCGGTTTCTTCGCTGTTGGCATTTTGGGTGGAGTCCGAATTTTCGCTCATAGTCTCATCCTTCGTTTTGCCTCAAAGGGCCTATTCGGTGGTGGCGGTTTCATCGCCTTCATCTAATGCTGCCTGCATGGTGTGCCAGGAAAGGGTCGCGCATTTGACCCGCGCGGGAAACTCTCGCACACCGCCAAAGACCGCGAGCTTGCCGAGATTTTCCGTTTCGCCTCGCTCGTTCGGATTGCCGGTGAGCAAATCGTGAAAACGCCCCATCGTTTCGAGGATCTCGGTCTTGGTCTTGCCGCGAGCGTATTCGGTCATCAGCGACGCCGACGCGGTCGAGATTGCGCATCCCATGCCACTGAAACGGATGTCGATGACCCGCTCGTCGTCGTCGAGGATCATCTGCAGGGTCAATTTGTCGCCGCACAGGGGGTTGTACCCATCTGCACAGCGGTTGGCGTCCTCGAGGGTGCCAAAGTTTCGGGGAGCCTTGTTGTGGTCGAGGATGACACTCTGGTAAAGGTCGCGCAGGTCGTCCATTAGCCGAAGAGCTCCAATACTTTGTGGATCGCGCTGTCGAGGGCGTCGATGTCGCGCTTGGTGTTGTAAAAGGCCAGCGAAGCGCGGGCGGTAGCCGGAATGCCATAGCGCTCCATCACGGGTTGGGCGCAATGGTGGCCGGCCCGAATCGCAACTCCCTGCTGGTCGAGAATACTGCCGACGTCGTGCGGATGGGCGCCCTCGATCACGAAGGAAAGCACCGCGGCTTTCTTTGGGGCGGTTCCGATCAAGCGAAGCTGTGGGATTTCCGACAGGCGTTCGGTTGCGTAGACCAACAACTCCTGCTCCCAGGCTTCGATGGCGGGCATGCCGATCTTGCTGAGATAGTCGACTGCCGTGCCGAGGCCGATCACTCCCGCGATGTCCGGCGTGCCGGCTTCGAAGCGTGCGGGGGCTTCGGCGTAGGTTGTCTTTTCAAACGTGACAGTGCGGATCATCGAGCCGCCGCCCTGATAGGGAGGCATGGCGTTCAGGAGAGCAAGCTTGCCATACAGAATGCCGACGCCACTCGGCCCAAAAATCTTGTGGCCCGAGATCGCGTAGAAATCGCAGTCGAGATCCTGAACGTCGATTGCCATGTGGGGTGCTGCCTGGGCGCCGTCGATCACCACGGGCGCGCCGACGGCATGCGCCGATGCGACCATCTCCTTGACCGGGTTGATCGTGCCCAAGGCGTTCGAGACGTGACCGATGGCCACGAGCTTGGTCCGTTCGCTCAATAGATTTTCGTAGGCACCAGCCTCGAGACTGCCGTCGTCTGCCAGCGGTACCACGACCAGCTTTGCGCCGGTTGCCTGGCAGAGCATCTGCCAGGGGACGATGTTCGCGTGGTGCTCCATGCCGGTGATGAGGATTTCATCGTCTCGGCCAATGTTCTTGCGCCCCCAGGTCTGCGCGACCAAATTGATCGATTCGGTGGCGTTGCGGGTGATGACGACCTCGCGCGGATTTGCCGCATTGATGAAACGAGCCAGTTTGCCCCGCGCTTTTTCAAATTCGAAGGTCGCAACCTCGGAGAGTTGGTACACACCGCGATGAATGCTCGCGTACTCGTTGAGGTAGAAGTTCGCCATGCGCTCGACTACGACCCGCGGCTTTTGGGCGCTCGCCGCGCTGTCGAGAAAAACCAGTGGCTTGCCCCGCATGGATTGTTCGAAGATCGGGAAATCCCGCCGGATTGCTTCCACGTCGAAAGGGGTCTGCGCTTGGGCTGAGGTAGAGGTCGCCGTCATTGCGACTCTCCAGTACTGAACAGCGCCTCGAGACGGGAACTCACCACGGCTGCCGCCCAGTCGCGAATGCTCTCCGTGCGGATCGACTCGGTGATTTGTGCGGCAAATCCTTTGGTCAAGAGCACTCGGGCGACGCGTTCGTCCAGGCCGCGTGAGCGGAGAAAGAAGAGTGCTTCTTCGTCGAGTTGACCGATGCTGGATCCGTGGTTGCACTTGACGTCGTCCGCATAGATCTCGAGCTGAGGCTTGGTGTTTACTTCTGCGCCGCGGTTCAGCAACAGGTTGCGATTCTGCTGCTCGGCAGCGGTGCCCTGGGCGCCCGGACGTACGATGACCCTTCCGCGAAATACTCCCCGCGCTCGATCGGCCAGGATTCCCTTGTACAACTCGCTGCTCTCGCAGTGGGGCATGGCGTGGTCGACCAGGGTGTGGTTGTCGACCAGTTGCTGATCACTTCCGAGATACAAGCCGTTGAGTATGCACGCTGCGCCTTCGTCGGCCAGCACGATCTCGAGTTCGTTTCGCAGGATGGCGCCACCGAGATTCAAGGTATGAAGAGAAAAACGACTGCTGCGCTGCTGCCGAATGCGTTGGCGTGCGATGTGAAACGTTGCGCCGGATTCGCGCTGCATCAAAATCATTTCGAGCGATGCATTGTCTTCGACAGTGACTTCGCAAACCGCACAGCTGAGCGCCGGGCCGGATCCGAGCGAGATATGGTCCTGTACGATTACGCCGGCGCTGCCGGGTTCGGCCACGATCAGCACCCGGGGAAAGGAAGCTCGCGGCTGGTTCTCCGAAACCGCGCTCGATACAAAGACGATCTGCAGTGGGCCGGCCAGCGCTTGCCCGCGCTTCAAGGTTACGACGGCCCCATCGGTCGCAAACGCGGTGTTGAGCGCGGAGAAGCCGTCGTCCTTGGCATCGACCAGGTCTCCGTACAGCGCGAGGGCCGAGCCTTGAGCCGGGGCTTCAGCCTTTGCGGCCTGCGCCAGCGACTGAAACTCGAATGCCGGATCGTCCAAGAACTTCGAAGCACGGTCTGCGAAGTGCCCATCGATAAATACCAGGCGACTTCCGCCAAAATCCGGCAGGTCCAATCCTGCAAGGTCCCCGTCGTCTACACCGTCGCTTCGGAGGGCCGGAACGAATGCCTGCTTCGCGATCGGCGCGACGTTCGTATAGCGCCATTCCTCGAGTCGTCGGGACGGAAAACCGAGTTCCGCAAAACGTTCGATGGCCTCTTGCCGCACGGGCCCGAGCCAGCCACTGCCGTCGTTTCCCGCGCGCTCTGCGAAGGTCTCGACGTAGTGTGCCAGTTGGGCATCGTTCTGTGCGTTGCGATCGGTCACGGAGTTGCACCGCCTGGCTCTTGTTCGATCCAGCCATAGCCCTTGTCTTCGAGTTCGTGAGCCAGTTCCTTGCCGCCCGACTTGACGATCCGACCTTCGGAAAGAACGTGGATGTAGTCGGGCACGATGTAGTCCAGCAAGCGCTGGTAATGCGTGATGACGAGCAGGGCGCGGTCGGGAGAACGCAGGGAATTGACGCCCCCGGACACCAGCCGCATGGCGTCGATGTCGAGGCCCGAATCTGTCTCGTCGAGAATGCAGAGCTTGGGTTCAAGCAACAGCATCTGCAAGATCTCGTTACGCTTTTTTTCGCCGCCCGAGAATCCTTCGTTGATCGAGCGCCCCATCAGGTCTTGAGGCATCTCGACCAGCGCCATTTTCTCTTTGCAGATGGAGAGGAAGTCCATGGCGTCCAGTTCGCTCTCGCCGCGGTGTACCCGCATGGCGTTCACCGAAGCTTTCAAGAAGTAGTTGTTCTTGACTCCGGGAATTTCGACCGGGTATTGGAAGGCCACGAAGATGCCCTCCCGGGCGCGAATCTCCGGCGCCATTTCTTCGAGGTTCTTGCCCTCGTAGAGGATCGATCCCCGAGTGATTTCGTAGCCCGGTCGGCCCGCGATCACGTTCGACAGGGTGCTCTTGCCCGAACCGTTTGGGCCCATGAGCGCGTGCACTTCGCCCGGGCGAATGTGCAGGTTGACTCCCTTGAGAATCGGAGTGTCTCCCACGTTGACGTGTAAATCTTTGATTTCAAGCATTTCTAAATCTCATTGAGTAGGGGATCTGTGGAGTTGGAAAATGGACGCTGAAGCGTGAAACGTAGGCTGAAGCGAGGTTCTACTAGCCGACACTTCCCTCCAAACTCAGTCCGAGTAGCGCCTGGGCTTCGACCGCAAACTCCATCGGGAGTTCTTGCAGGACTTCCCGGCAGAACCCGTGGACGATCATCGAGATGGCATCCTCCTCGGAGAGTCCGCGCTGTCGGCAGTAGAAGAGCTGTTCGTCACTGATTTTTGAAGTTGTGGCTTCGTGTTCAACGGTCGCCGTGTCGTTCTTGACCTCGAGATAGGGGAAGGTGTGGGCACCGCACTGGTCTCCCAGCAACAGCGAGTCGCATTGAGAATAGTTGCGAGCGCCAGAGGCCTTCGGTCCGATTCGCACGAGACCGCGATAGGATTGAGAGCCGTGACCTGCGGAGATTCCCTTCGAGATGATGGTGCTGCGGGTGTTCTTCCCGATATGGATCATCTTGGTGCCAGTATCCGCCTGTTGATAATTGTTCGTCATGGCGACCGAGTAGAACTCGCCCACCGAGTCGTCTCCGATCAGCAGACAACTCGGATACTTCCATGTGATCGCCGATCCCGTTTCGACCTGGGTCCAGGAAATCTTTGAACGTCGGCCGCGACAGGCCCCGCGCTTGGTGACGAAATTGTAGATGCCACCGACCCCGTCTTTATTTCCCGGATACCAGTTTTGCACCGTCGAGTACTTGATTTCGGAGTTCTCGAGAGCCACCAACTCGACCACTGCGGCGTGGAGCTGGTTTTCGTCTCGCTGGGGAGCCGTGCATCCCTCGAGATAACTGACGTAGGCGTCGTCGTCCGCGATGATCAGGGTGCGTTCGAACTGACCGGTATTGGCGGCATTGATTCGGAAATAGGTCGAAAGTTCCATTGGGCAGCGAACGCCTTTGGGGATGTAGGCAAAGGATCCGTCGGTAAATACGGCCGAATTGAGGCAGGCGAAGAAGTTGTCGGAATAGGGCACGACCGATCCGAGATAGCGCCGCACCAAATCGGGATGGTTGTCGACGGCGTCTGAGAACGAGCCGAAGATAATGCCCTGCTTTTCGAGCTCGGCCTTGTAGGTGGTGGCAACCGATACACTGTCGAACACGGCATCGACCGCAACCTTCGGCACCACACCTGCCAGGCGTTCCTGTTCTTGCAGCGAGATTCCGAGCTTTTCGTAGGTTCTGCGCAACTCGGGGTCGACTTCGTCGAGGCTTGCCAGCTCGGGCAGGGTCTTGGGGGCCGAGTAATAGACGATGTCCTGATAGTTGATCGTCGGGTAGTCGACCATGGCCCAGGTGGGTTCCTCGAAATTCTCGAGCATTTCAAAGAAGCGCACGAGGGCTTTGAGGCGAAAATCGAGCAGCCATTGGGGCTCATTCTTCTTTGCGGAGATCGTCCGCACGACGTTTTCGTTGAGGCCCGGAGGCAGTTGATCTACCTCGATATCGGTGGTGAAACCGTACTGATACTCGCGCTCGGCAATATCGCGAAGTTCGGCGTTGTCTTTAGACATCTCGGAGATTCCCTGTGATCTTGTTTGGAGTTGATGTTGGATTCGAGGCGCTGTGAGAAGATTCGAGTATTCGATGCAGTGGTCGCGGATTCATCGCGCTGCCCTCGGCGAGGTCCGCCAGGGTAATTTTGCCGAGCGCGTCGTTGACGACGCGGTTGATGACTTGCCAGGGCTCACGCACGGAACACGATCCCTCGTGCTGACAGATCCCGACCGCGACTGCACACTCTGTGATCGCGATCGGACCTTCCAGAACTGCAATCATCTCTGCGACGGTGATTTTGCTGGGGTCGGCGCGCAGGTTGTATCCCCCCTTCGCGCCGCGGTGAGATTCAAGGGGTCCTTCGCGCGCCAGGGATTTCAGGATCTTGCTCACGACCGGCAGGGGGAGGTCTACATCGTCGGCCAGCTCTCGGGCGGTGTGGAAGAAATCATCGCCGCTTCCATCGCCACTGCGAGCCTTGCTGCTGGCCATGTGGGCGAGAATCAGGATCCCGTAATCAGTGATTTTGCTCAGTCGAAGCATTGAAACTCGCGTTGCCTGGAGTGGACGATCTGGGTCTTGCCAAAACATATCGGACTAATTTGGTCCTGTAAATTGTGAAAACACACTGTGGTACTTCTTGTTGCACCTACGGAGAAAATATCGTGCCCCTCGGGGGTTTTGGCTTCGAAAATCGCCCCGGGAAGAGCGTCTTTTCACGCCACGACGGCTGCGGTTCGAAGGTTCCCCGTGAAACATAAGTTGCGGGTATAACAAGGGAATTCCGTTCCGAGTCGAACACTCGAGGTCGCAATTCCCCATCCAACCCCGCGGAATTTGGAGCTTTAGAACGGAAGTTTAGACCTTGGATTCGCCCTCGGGAGCGGGCGGCGCAGGCGACTCGGCTGCAGGGTCTGGCGGCGGAGCTTCGGCATCCAGGAACTCGCGAACCTTGCGTAGCAGCGTCGACGGCGAGAAGGGCTTTTCGAGCAGGTTGATGTCTTCGGCTCGCACCCCGTGCTTTGAAAGTGCATCGTCGGTAAATCCCGACATGTAGATCACCAGGGTTTCCGGGCGAATCGCGCGTGCGCGCTTCGCGATTTCAAATCCGTTCATCTTTGGCAGGATCACATCGCTCAACAGCAGGTGAATGGGCGTCGGGTGTCGGTTGAAGAAACGCAGGGCTTCAATACCCGATTGAGCCTCGAGAACCTCGTAACCGTGGCGCTCGAGGCAGCGGACGACGAGTTTACGGACCTGTTCCGAGTCTTCGACCAGAACGATCGTCTCGCTGCCTTGAAACTGCTCGGGGGAGAGGTAGCGCTCCGGCAGCATCGGAACCTCGGAGGCTCTGGAGAGATAGACTACAAAGCACGTGCCGCCGCCGACCTCGCTCTCCACTTCAATATGCCCACCCGTTTGTTGAATGATTCCGATCACCGTGCTGAGGCCCAACCCGGTTCCTTTGCCACTCTCTTTGGTGGTGAAGAAGGGCTCGAAGATCTTCGCCCGGATATCCGGGCTCATTCCACTTCCGTTGTCGCGGACGCTCAGGGTGAGATACTCGCCGGCCGGAATCTCGTCGATCTCGGCCGGGACGGGGGCTTCAAGGGTTTTGTTCGCGGTTTCGATGACAATGCGCCCGCCCTGGGGCATCGCGTCGCGAGAATTGACGACGAGGTTGAGCAATACCTGCTGGAGTTGACCCGGATCCGCCTTGATGGGCCAGGCGGCGCCATCGAGCAGGGTCACGAGTTCGACATCTTCTCCAATCAATCGCCGGAGCATGCGATCCATGTCCGCGACCAGGTTGTTCAAGTCAAGGATTCGCGTCTGCAGGACCTGTCGCCGACTAAAGGCCAACAGCTGATGAGTGAGCCCGGCGGCGCGTTCCGACGCTTTGAGGATCTCCTCTGCATCGGCGCGAGCCGGATGCTTGGGTCCCAACTCCTCGAGCAAGAGGTCGCAATAGCCGGTAATTGCGGTCAACAGATTGTTGAAGTCGTGGGCGATTCCGCCGGCCATGCGACCGATCGCTTCCATCTTCTGGGACTGTTGCAATTTCTGTTCGGTCTGGCGCAGGGTTTCGCTGGATTCGACCTGCTCGGTGATGTCCCGCGAGATCAACACCGACATTATTTGCGAGCTAGAGGTACGATACGACCGCATGGTCGTCTCCAACAACCGGTCCCCACCGTCTCGATGCAGCGCGCGAAATGAACCGCGGGTCGTCCCGAGTTGCGAGGTGGCAGAGAAAAAGCTTCGCGTCACGGTTTCCAGGTCTTCGGGGTGCACGAGCTCGACAGCATTGCTCCCGAGCAGCATCTCCGGTGGATACCCCAGGATCTTCTCGTAGTTTGGGCTCGCGTAGATGAAGCGGCCCTGCTCGTCGAGTTCTGCGATCAGATCGTACGGGTTGTCGGCCAACATGCGATACCGCTGTTCGCTTTCGACCAGGGCGCGCTCGTTCTCTAGTCGATCACCGACATCGCGACAGATCATCGCGATCGCGACGGGCTGATGGGTGCGGCGATCGTCCACCACGAACATGCTCGTCACTGCGATCACGCGTTGCTGAGTTTTCAAATGTTTGAGGGCGAGTTCTCCGGTCCATTTTTTGTGGCGGTGTACGGCCGGCATGATTTCGAATTTCAGGGAACGCGTGGTGTCTTCGTGGACAAAGTCGTAGAGCGACTTGCTGCGAGCCTCTTCATCGCTGACGAGTCCGAGGAGTCGCTGGCCTGCAGTGTTGAGGAATAGCACGGAGCCGTTCAACGACGTGAGCACGATCAAGTCCAGGCTGTTCTGAATAATCGAGACCATCTGGGCGTGCTCTTGCTCGAGGGTGGCGCGTTCGCTGATGTTTCGGGCGGAAACGATGACTCGATTTTCGCCGTCTTGCCCGGGGTATGACCGGGCTTGTGCTTCGAACCAGCACCAGGTGCCGTCGGCGTGTCGGATGCGAAGGCTTGCCGAAACGTTCGTGTTCTCGCGCTGAACCTCGCGGTAGAGTTCGGCGACGTTCGGCAGGTCATCCGAGTGGATGATATTTTTATGCGACGTTTCGGCAAAGGCTTCTGGCGAGTAGCCCAGTAGTTCGCGCACATTATCGGAGACCTCGAGCAGGCCCCGAGTTGGCGAGATTTCTACGCACAGATCATGCGAGGTCTCGAGCAAACTGCGGTAGCGCGCGTTGCCAATTGTTTTGCTCTCGAGATCGCGTTGGAACTGGAGCTCGGCCTCGGCGCCTCGAGCCAAGATGCGAATCAAGGAGACGGCTTCTTCGGGCTGCGCGATCGGTTCATGGCTCCAGGCGCTGAGGATTCCGATCACGCGGAGATCCCGATCTAAAAGAGCGACGCCCAGATAACTCTCAGTCTGCGACTCCGTCAGCGACGCGTCGGCCTTGAACTGCTTGCGGACATCGCTCGGGTAGCAGCCGAGTTCTCCCTCGAGCACATTCGCACAAGGGGAACCGGTGGTGTCGTAGTCGTAGTTCTCCGCAAGCGCACCATTATTCCAAGCGACGACGGTCTGCAAACTCGTGGAGCTGGCCGTCTGAAGCCGAGATACCACAACCGTGTGGGCTCCGACGCATTCGGCGAGATGGCACACCAGT from the Myxococcales bacterium genome contains:
- the sufB gene encoding Fe-S cluster assembly protein SufB, whose protein sequence is MSKDNAELRDIAEREYQYGFTTDIEVDQLPPGLNENVVRTISAKKNEPQWLLDFRLKALVRFFEMLENFEEPTWAMVDYPTINYQDIVYYSAPKTLPELASLDEVDPELRRTYEKLGISLQEQERLAGVVPKVAVDAVFDSVSVATTYKAELEKQGIIFGSFSDAVDNHPDLVRRYLGSVVPYSDNFFACLNSAVFTDGSFAYIPKGVRCPMELSTYFRINAANTGQFERTLIIADDDAYVSYLEGCTAPQRDENQLHAAVVELVALENSEIKYSTVQNWYPGNKDGVGGIYNFVTKRGACRGRRSKISWTQVETGSAITWKYPSCLLIGDDSVGEFYSVAMTNNYQQADTGTKMIHIGKNTRSTIISKGISAGHGSQSYRGLVRIGPKASGARNYSQCDSLLLGDQCGAHTFPYLEVKNDTATVEHEATTSKISDEQLFYCRQRGLSEEDAISMIVHGFCREVLQELPMEFAVEAQALLGLSLEGSVG
- a CDS encoding SUF system Fe-S cluster assembly regulator; this encodes MLRLSKITDYGILILAHMASSKARSGDGSGDDFFHTARELADDVDLPLPVVSKILKSLAREGPLESHRGAKGGYNLRADPSKITVAEMIAVLEGPIAITECAVAVGICQHEGSCSVREPWQVINRVVNDALGKITLADLAEGSAMNPRPLHRILESSHSASNPTSTPNKITGNLRDV
- a CDS encoding PAS domain S-box protein gives rise to the protein MAEISTFVTISLVQWLESRSVSGADWAADICDPEELVDSDGYVDWDVFSQLCNRLAHYSEEVFDSIPPLPAPAEIGREIAEELFSSGSAHMSAADVPVEILYIEESLRMANELFPELDVHADIASDGHVVLLEFGLPEDCAGCPAFFELIKGALEVAPLLLDLEPVEVAMEVHPEFARYAVELPRGIGQIIPLDLESETTSRSKTEPEPLQRQGPQLVDPEVQHQAEHSFDHDAFIQSLAACADIDEVGQHLFRMLREQFDCVASQIWLDGSSFAEGSSLAEGSTAVSKGSPQLSFGESVKPPTRSLRLSLGTAPLGRIDLWDSERFGDEQLEQLENLLPWYSLAFKAVSQREVPPRAVDAAPGDIPSRKDSTAGNKVAETLESLASVRPVGGEDLLEKLVCHLAECVGAHTVVVSRLQTASSTSLQTVVAWNNGALAENYDYDTTGSPCANVLEGELGCYPSDVRKQFKADASLTESQTESYLGVALLDRDLRVIGILSAWSHEPIAQPEEAVSLIRILARGAEAELQFQRDLESKTIGNARYRSLLETSHDLCVEISPTRGLLEVSDNVRELLGYSPEAFAETSHKNIIHSDDLPNVAELYREVQRENTNVSASLRIRHADGTWCWFEAQARSYPGQDGENRVIVSARNISERATLEQEHAQMVSIIQNSLDLIVLTSLNGSVLFLNTAGQRLLGLVSDEEARSKSLYDFVHEDTTRSLKFEIMPAVHRHKKWTGELALKHLKTQQRVIAVTSMFVVDDRRTHQPVAIAMICRDVGDRLENERALVESEQRYRMLADNPYDLIAELDEQGRFIYASPNYEKILGYPPEMLLGSNAVELVHPEDLETVTRSFFSATSQLGTTRGSFRALHRDGGDRLLETTMRSYRTSSSQIMSVLISRDITEQVESSETLRQTEQKLQQSQKMEAIGRMAGGIAHDFNNLLTAITGYCDLLLEELGPKHPARADAEEILKASERAAGLTHQLLAFSRRQVLQTRILDLNNLVADMDRMLRRLIGEDVELVTLLDGAAWPIKADPGQLQQVLLNLVVNSRDAMPQGGRIVIETANKTLEAPVPAEIDEIPAGEYLTLSVRDNGSGMSPDIRAKIFEPFFTTKESGKGTGLGLSTVIGIIQQTGGHIEVESEVGGGTCFVVYLSRASEVPMLPERYLSPEQFQGSETIVLVEDSEQVRKLVVRCLERHGYEVLEAQSGIEALRFFNRHPTPIHLLLSDVILPKMNGFEIAKRARAIRPETLVIYMSGFTDDALSKHGVRAEDINLLEKPFSPSTLLRKVREFLDAEAPPPDPAAESPAPPAPEGESKV